The Marivivens sp. LCG002 genome contains a region encoding:
- a CDS encoding YbaB/EbfC family nucleoid-associated protein, with amino-acid sequence MFKGLGGLGDMAKMMKSAQEMQAKMAKLQDDLEHITVIGESGAGLVKATATAKGDLTGLDIDPSIFVASEKEMVEDLILAAVKDAQGKAQQRAQSEMAKLTEGLGLPADFKLPF; translated from the coding sequence ATGTTCAAAGGACTCGGCGGCCTTGGCGATATGGCCAAGATGATGAAATCCGCACAGGAAATGCAGGCCAAAATGGCCAAGCTTCAGGACGATCTCGAACATATCACCGTGATCGGTGAGAGCGGGGCAGGCCTTGTCAAAGCCACCGCAACTGCCAAAGGCGATCTGACGGGTCTCGACATAGACCCGTCGATCTTTGTCGCCAGCGAAAAGGAAATGGTCGAGGACCTGATCCTTGCCGCCGTCAAGGATGCCCAAGGCAAAGCACAGCAAAGGGCCCAGTCCGAAATGGCCAAGCTGACAGAAGGTCTCGGCCTTCCCGCCGATTTCAAACTTCCTTTCTGA
- the recR gene encoding recombination mediator RecR yields MSQNKDIENLIDLLAKLPGLGPRSARRAVLHLIKKRSLHLIPLADALHRVGSTARECLNCGNIGTSDLCDICESEKRANGEICVVEDVADLWAMERSGVFKGRYHVLGGTLSALDAVGPEELRIPKLVDRIVGENVTEVILALSATIDGQTTAHYIADQLPHVKVTSLAQGVPVGGELDYLDDGTITAALRARKSF; encoded by the coding sequence ATGAGCCAGAACAAAGACATCGAGAACCTGATCGACCTCCTGGCCAAGCTCCCGGGGCTTGGCCCTCGGTCTGCGCGTCGCGCAGTCCTGCACCTGATCAAAAAGCGCTCGCTGCACCTCATTCCGCTGGCAGATGCCCTGCATCGCGTCGGCTCCACCGCCCGTGAATGCCTCAATTGCGGGAACATCGGCACCTCTGACCTCTGCGACATCTGCGAGAGCGAAAAGCGTGCGAACGGTGAAATCTGCGTTGTTGAAGATGTAGCAGATCTCTGGGCGATGGAGCGCTCGGGCGTGTTCAAGGGCCGTTATCACGTTCTTGGCGGCACGCTCTCCGCTCTCGACGCCGTCGGCCCCGAAGAGCTTCGTATCCCCAAGCTGGTCGACCGCATCGTCGGTGAAAACGTGACCGAGGTGATCCTTGCCCTTTCGGCCACCATCGACGGGCAAACGACGGCGCATTACATCGCCGACCAGCTTCCCCACGTCAAAGTCACCTCATTGGCCCAAGGCGTCCCTGTCGGCGGCGAGCTGGACTATCTCGACGACGGAACGATCACCGCCGCCCTGCGCGCCCGTAAATCATTCTGA
- a CDS encoding cell cycle transcriptional regulator TrcR — protein MADKPIMAKATAVWLVDNTTITFKQIGDFVGMHELEIQGIADGDVAVGVKGFDPVANNQLTQEEIDKAEANPLHKLKLKFNPAAVGEEKRRGPRYTPLSKRQDRPASIYWLVKFHPELSDGQVAKLVGTTKPTIQAIRERTHWNIQNITPIDPVALGLCKQSELDAAVQKANAKRAKEGTAMTDDERRKLVSTEQSLGMAPEPKMPSAIAGLEAFTLSGNNDDEEDERDDSAFKDADSFFNLPDNDDDGDED, from the coding sequence ATGGCTGATAAACCGATTATGGCAAAGGCCACCGCCGTATGGCTGGTGGACAACACGACGATCACCTTCAAGCAGATCGGTGACTTTGTGGGCATGCACGAGCTCGAGATTCAGGGCATCGCGGATGGTGACGTGGCCGTCGGCGTCAAGGGCTTTGACCCTGTCGCCAACAACCAGCTCACGCAGGAAGAGATCGACAAGGCAGAGGCGAACCCGCTGCACAAGCTCAAGCTCAAGTTCAACCCTGCTGCTGTCGGTGAAGAAAAGCGCCGTGGCCCGCGCTATACCCCGCTCTCCAAGCGTCAGGACCGTCCTGCGTCGATCTATTGGCTGGTCAAGTTCCACCCCGAGCTTTCGGACGGTCAGGTTGCCAAGCTTGTCGGCACCACCAAGCCGACCATTCAGGCGATCCGCGAGCGCACCCACTGGAACATCCAGAACATCACCCCGATCGACCCCGTCGCTTTGGGTCTTTGCAAGCAGTCCGAGCTTGATGCCGCCGTGCAGAAGGCCAACGCCAAGCGCGCCAAGGAAGGCACCGCGATGACCGACGACGAGCGTCGCAAGCTGGTGAGCACCGAGCAGTCGCTCGGCATGGCACCCGAGCCCAAGATGCCTTCGGCGATTGCAGGTCTCGAAGCCTTCACGCTCTCGGGGAACAATGACGACGAGGAAGACGAGCGCGACGATTCGGCGTTCAAGGATGCGGATAGCTTCTTCAACCTTCCCGACAACGACGATGACGGCGACGAGGATTGA